The window GATCAttaatccaatgcctacaagccagACATTTGGTTTAGTGAAACCCAGAAAGAAGTTTCGTGCTTAGAGAATCATAATTAACATTGTAGTTTGTCGTGTGCGTGTCCAAACGATAGGGATGACATAACAGTGCCTTATCTTTGGGATCGAAAAAGAAGCAACATCAACTGGGCTGGAAAACATGCGAAACTGGGAAGACAGGAAACAGCAAAGCAAAACATAACAATGATGGTGGAGCTAAGCAAGCTTCTTCTGTCAAGTTCATTTCACACATTCCAAACCAATACGTGGAATGGAAGTTAAGATGCGATTCTGTTGAGCTCAACTAAATAACTAGTTAGGGTCATGACACAGACGCCAAACTGCCCGTGGCCATGCCACCGAATGGCGGCTCATAGGTGTGTGACAAAGTCAGAAAGCAGAAAAAAAGCCTAGGATTATGATGGAATTCATTAGGATATGTGGTATGCATTCCCTAATTAGCAAAATGGCGGCCATGGTTTTTGTGGATTAGGAGGCATTCCGTCGAACAGGTTGTGTTCGTGGTGGATGGTACTTGGATTCAGAGTAGAGGTAGGCTGACCTGCACGCCTGCACTGCGGCTGGGTTGCATAGTGCTGGCAGGCGAGGCATTTCGTATCCAACGGGTCGGGGACATCTGAGGCTCGGACGCCGGCGATCGCCGGAGGCGGCATTCAACCGGCCGGCCGACTGGTCGAACACCGTGGGAGTATAGGCCTATTCTGTGCCTATGGGGGGTGGGTGGGCTTCCAAGCTTGAAGGCCTACTTTGTCGAATGGGCTTCCAAGTACATTTCAACTCAGCTCTGACCCATGATGCCTGGTCTTAAAAAAAAATAGACTGTCCCAGTCTCCCCTGCCTTGACCCTGAGAAAGGAAAAAAAACCTTTGAACTTGTTTTCTAATTAATCAACCTTCATCCAAAAGCAAACAAAATAAGAGTTGCACTTCCTCAACTACCGACAAGATAAAAGGAAACTCTAACTCGTTCAAAGTTGGTACCTTGAGTGTCAAAATCGTCTACATTTGTCCTATAGCTCCACACAATTGCTTTTATGGTGACACGTTGCGGTTTCAAGCGCGGCAAAATGAGAACAAAAACATCAACAAAATATAAAaatgaatatctaaaagttatgCAGTCAAATACTATCTAGTATGATTCCAGGGAATGTAAAATGAAAAACAATTATAAATACTCTGGAAAAGATTTGGAGTTTGCCGACAAAATTCAAGAAAACCATGGAACACAATAAATGCATCCAACAAAAACCATTGACACTCGTGATTTCACCTATTTATTAGTTATTTTTGTATTTCCCCTCAAATTTCCTCGTTTTTCTTCTTTGCGTTTTGAAAACTTATACTTTCGTGGTTTTCCCTTATTTTTATTCTATTTTTTCACACACCAAAATCTGGTTTCCCCACGTTTTTTTCTTTAACTTAGTTAAATTTTTTTAATAGAAAAACTTTAGCCTTTTTGTTTTTTCACATATGTCTTTTTAATTTACCTCATTTTCCTGTGATTTTTTACATAGGGAAAAAGATTGATCCTTGATGGTTCTAAGAAGTCAGAGTCTAGCTCATTTTATTTTTGCGTGGAGAGCCTAGCTCACTTAGTTGAGGAGGATATATAATTCCACCATCTAAGTCAAGTTCTCCTAGGCATAAATCCAAATTCACAATTATATTTTGGGGACTCCCTTGAATTCTTTTTAAAATAATCAGTATGATTTTGGCACCATCGAGAGACCAAAAGTTCCCGTATTAAAATTAATTTAAACCTTGGCAATAATTGAGAGACCAAAACATATTTTACTCCTTCCATTTACCCCTACATATGGACAACTAGGATTACGTTGTCATCTACTTGTTCTACAACGTGTTATAAGGAGAATAGGTAAGCTGATTTTTTAGGGAAGAATGGGTAAGCTCTTGTTCTAGCAAGTTGTGCTGCCTTTAGCATGACCGAGTACGCGTGTCGAGTTTAGAAGCAAAGCTTACTCTAAACTAACCAACAAGCAAGATTAATCAGATAAACAAAATATGCATGACCATGACAGGCAGGATCATCGATCTTTGATTAGTAGTTGGCCTGGTTAGTACGTAGTGGATCAGTTAGTATACTAGTAGTGTTACTTCGCAACTTGTGCTTAGGACCACCACTAATAGAGCCAAAAGGAATCTTATCACTACTTCTCTCTACTTTTAACTAACCGGAGAGCAAAGCTAGCTACTAATTGGGACTTGCATGTTCTAACATCACTCGAGCCTAAGCCATCATTCCATTAGAACATATACTAGCTTATTATTCTTTTGCTTTGTAGGCGCACACACTGAATTCCTCATTAaactctatatatatgataaattTAGTAGTATTTACTTGGTGTTGACGCTATTTTTTTATGGATGGTCAACCTTAAATGTTTAACTAGAAAGTTTCTATAGTGACCTGCATTTTGGATCAGAAGCAATAAATTACAATTATTGGAGAGGAAATCCGGCTTCTTCATGTCTTTATAGTAAATATTATATTTATTACACACTCACCTGCTCTTAGATCTTGAGGATGCCCACAACTTGCAAGATCCAGGGTTGTTACAACAGAGTGGAGGATGATCAATGGCGCGGATGCAACTGCAGCTACATTTCAAGTTGATGGATAGTAATGTTGTAATATGTAGGTTGAACATGGTTTTAGTGCCCAAAGATTGTGGCGAATGGTGCGAAAAAACGACATTAATTGTTGAAGAGGCAACGACAATACTGAAAGAGGCGGCGGGTTTACTGGTGAGCTAGTTTGAGAAAAGGAGGTGTGAGGCGGTAGAGGTGGTGGGCTAAGACTTTTCATTTGGCAAACAGAAAAACAACGGGAATGTGGCAAAGCAGAACTcatgagaaggaaaggggaaacGATTATTTGAGCGGAGACCGTCCAATAATAAGTGTACCTTTCAGCAAAGAGAGTACATTCCACCGGATATGTGTAGACTTCCGAGATGAATGTAACTTGATCAAGAAACACAAATTAGTACAACCTTCGTTCAGAAATACTTGACGTGGTACTAGCTGTTTGGAGCTATCTGTAGTCTAATTTGGAAATTAAGTTTACTTAAAGAAGTAGCCAGTCCAGATTTTTTAAAGTGTTCGCATGTTTTAATCAACAACACAATCTTTGGGCACTACTACAGTATATGTTGATATCTCTGATGCGTGATATCGTGATAACCTATTTATACATGGTGTATTGTAACACAATTTTAGTTGATGAGCAGATGGCTATGTGCATCCATTTGATTGAGAGGATGGGTTTAATCTCCTGTctagaaagaaaaaagaacaagtTGACCATTGTATACCCTAGATTTCTCTACTTAATAGGATCGATTATTATTTCCATTTTGTATACAAATCAGCTTGTGTAAAGTATTCAGAATCATGGCGTTGAAAAGTAAATGTTATATTTAACATAAATAAACAGTTGGTAGGGGCTGGTCATGTATGTCAATCCACTCATTTGATGGCAGGTGACTTATTTTTAAGTGTATACTTAGTGGCAGCAACGAAAATACAATCAGCTAAaaaaagggcaccaatagtggtgcATGAaaccatagaaattaatctatggtACCACTAGCTAGTGTTCCATGCTATGATGAAACTCATGGGCACTAGCACCCATGGTTTATTGATATAGGAGAAAGCATCCCTTGTGAGAAACCAGAAATTCGTCCCCGACGTGGCTCGAACCCTGGTTGCTGGAGACGCCACTGCGCTCCCTTGCCACTAGGCTACAGCCTAGTTCTCAGTGTTCCATGCTATGAGATGCGGCCTAATTAGACACGCCGAAAGGCCATACTAGACAGTGAGACATCCAAGACTTTTACAATAGTAACATGTTATGACGCACAACACGAAAAAGCCATGTGTACTACGCCACGAACCGGGGCATTTTCCTACCACGAGTCTTATCACTATATGTGAGCCATCTTTGATAGTGGAGGTTCTAAAACGGGAGAAATACTTCTTCACCTTCATCAAGCCTGCTCAGAAGCGCGCATCTCCGGGTTCCCACCAAACCCGCAAGAATGCCATAGAGCCTACATACGTGTTATGTAAAAGAACCTACCACTATTTCCTTTTGGTTTCTTGTTGTATATACACCCTATATATgggattttttttaataattaaacAAAAAGTCAAAATAGTTCAAAATTATTTTTAGATTAAACTTGACTTTGttttgcactagtatataaattttcACGAAAGAAAAACCAGCATTGACTTTagggaaaaaagaaaaatattatttgctattataggtcactattcacactagTTTGAccaaaaatttgtcttttttaaAAAAAGTCAAAGGGTGATTTTATTTTTGTGAAAATTTTCTAACAAGTATAATAGAAGGtcaaatttatttcaaaaatattttcagatttttttgactttttgttgaattgctaatttatttattttcataTAGGGTGTATATACACGCAGGAACCAAAAGTTCCCGTCCAACCTACCACACATCGTGCCCACTCAGTAAGTTGACTATTGTACACGGTAGATACTTGGCTCGATGATCatttatatttttatatacacGAATTGGGTAATAAACTGGTTGGTTGGGCTGGCAATGTGTGCAAATCCACATGTGATGGTAGCAGGATAGCCAGCTTAATTTTTAAGCATATTCTCAGATGCAGCTTTGAAAGTACCTTGCTATAAAAATGGTGCCAGAGTACGTATAGCGTGTGGTCCATGCAATCATACAAAGTATTCTCAGTTTTGTATGTCCGGGAGTTGTACCCCCCACCACGTTACCCACTGTAAAATATAGGTAAACCAACTTAGGGGTGCGCTTAGCCTTTGCAAATTTAAAAACAATGACATCATGTACACATACTGATCGTATATACATATACTAGTATGCATAACATGCGTATGGATTGATCTATAtttaacttaacaaattagtttgcaGGCAGGTGTTGAGCAAGTAGAACCAGAAGGTACCCATCAACACACCTCATGCGCCCTCTCCATGACAAAGCTTGCTTACTCAGCTTGCAACAAGCAAGTCTTGGTCTTCCTCCTCTACCCTCTAGCTAGCTAGCTTTCTCGATCCCCCAAGAAAAAGGAGCAACCAAAATCTCATACTAGATCGATTGATGGGAGGTAGCTGGTTTGATTAATTAGCTGCAATTTCATGGCGCATAAGGTACGGATACAATTGTGCTTCTCCCCTCCTAGCTAGCTAGATCGATCGGGTTTTTCGATCCCGGCCGGGCCCTTTGGTTCCATCTTCTTCTTGGTCATGAAATCAAAAGCTAACAAGGAGCTGATTCCCAATCCCCACACATATGCTGAATCACATACAAATTTGTAGCATGTTTTCTTCGATCTCTTGTGTGTTGACATGAAGCTTCTCTGATATTCATTTGTATGCTCAATTTCAGATCCATGGCACCGTGGTGAAGCTAGCTGGGTAGGAAGTCAACTAATCAAGAAAGCTTGCTAGCCGCCcttggaagttggaagttggaactacacaaggaagaagaagaccagaTCGAGGAAGGAAGCAAGCTATAGGCTAGCACAGAGTTAGGTTAGGTGGAGAGATGGCCAACAGGTGGTGGGACGAAGGGCGGCTGACGGAGGCGCCGGCAGCTGCATCGGGCCTCGCCGGCGACCAGAACCGGCAGCAGCTGGAGGACGCCATGGCGGCGCCCAAGGTGGACGGGGAGAGCAGCCACAGCGGCGGAGGGAGCGGGCAGGAAGACGAGCACGAGCCCAAGGAGGGCGCGGTGGTGGTGCCGGCGAACCGGCGCCCGCGCGGCCGGCCGGCGGGGTCCAAGAACAAGCCCAAGCCGCCCATCTTCGTCACGCGGGACAGCCCCAACGCGCTGCGCAGCCACGTGATGGAGGTGGCCAGCGGCGCGGACGTCGCCGAGTCCATCGCGCACTTCTCCCGCCGCCGGCAGCGCGGCGTCTGCGTGCTCAGCGGCGCCGGCGCCGTCGCCGACGTCGCCCTGCGCCAGCCCGCCGCGCCCGGCGCCGTCGTCGCGCTCCGCGGCCGCTTCGAGATACTCTCCCTCTCCGGCACCTTCCTGCCCGGGCCCTCGCCGCCGGGGTCCACCGGGCTCACCGTCTACCTCGCCGGCGGGCAGGGGCAGGTGGTCGGGGGCAGCGTCGTGGGCGCGCTCACCGCCGCCGGGCCCGTCATGGTGATCGCCTCCACCTTCGCCAACGCCACCTACGAGCGGCTGCCGCTGGACGACGCCGAGGAGGATCACCAGCTGGAGGCCGCCCGCATGCACGGAGCTCCCGGCGGTGGTGTCCCTCCGATGATGGCCGGCGACCCCTCCGCCGCGGGGATGCCGATGTACGGCGTGCCGCCGAACCTGATGCCGGGAGGCGGTGGGCATGCGGGGCCGGAATGGGCGGCGCATGCACGGCCGCCCTACTAGCTACCTAGCACCATTCAATCAGGAGTAGTCGACGTTTCCAAGCATCAAGATCAGCTCCCCTCATCATCATCGAATCCATCCTACCAATAACTAGACTTGCATTGCATATATTTAGCAGCTGGTAAGTAACTAGAATCTCTGGTTTTGCTTTGCTTATTAGTATCTGCCAAAAATCATCTGGAGTTGCTCGCTCCGATTCATGTATGAGGAATTATAAATGAGCTCCTTTTACTGCCATATTGGTTAGTGATCATAcagtaaaaagtaaaaacaaaactcTCCAAATGTGTGACTCTTATATAACCCCATCTCTCTGATTATTGCATGCATATATGCCCTCCCTACATAATTCACAAAGTTCCTTTAACTATGGTGAATATATATGTCATTGTATTTATGCAATTGTAGTATGAGCACACGAAGCCTGGCATTGCTGAGAAATATTTATAATGAATTCACGTTTCTTGCAAGATTAACCAGTTCTGATTGGTCCAATCGATCAATGTGTACAAGATAATTATGAAACTGAATCTTCTGTTTGATTAAACTAAACTTTAATTGAGTCATTTTTCCGCAAATTTTAATCGCTTGATGTTGCTCATCCTTTGGTTACTGAATCTCGGTCCACATTCCTAGCAATGTTATGATAGGTTGATGTTGCCATGACTGCACAAGGTGGCCATGTGTGGTCATTCCCTCAAGTTTATGGGACTTCTTGATTCGCATGATCCGGAAACATAGGATTAGGAAAGACAAGAGAATTTGGTATAGTGAAATGTTTTTTATACATGGCTGTGTTTTTTTTTAGTTGGAATTTTTTTTATGATGCATGGTTGTAGCACCAAACAATGAAAAAAATTGTGCGTATTTTTCTTCCTCACTAAGGAAGAAACGTCCTCACGCAGCCGCCAAGAGTGTCTTCTTTCGTCGCTGTCCTCCGGCGACTCCCCACTGCCAACGACCTCGGCCGTCGGTGGTGAGGGGGATTGCCGGATCCACACGTATGGATAGTATAGGCCATAGTAGCTTgcgtttttaggttgttcatcttGGCTTCGGCGGCGACGACGTTGGCTACACTAGATAAAGAATCTTCATATCCTTCCCCGACGAAGCGATCGGCCCTATGGTTGGAAATGGATTTGGAAGCTAGTCtattcaagcaaggatggcgtggcggcggcgggatcTTCGTGGTGGATTTGTGTTCTCGGGCTCCGCCGTTGTGACAATGTTTGCTCCAGCACCGGCAGGGAGCTTGGGagatagtccaggagcggatgcagattgtggtctgcatagaCGGCATCTCGAAGACAGTGGATCGTGTGATGGGTTCATGGTTCATAGATGGCAGGTATGGTTGTCTCCTCCGACATCTTAGTCGTGCGAGGATgttagatctggagttcgatggagtGTTCGggatgttgccccggtctgattcgttcaatggTAATAGTTTTACCTTTGAGCTACCTTCGAGGtctgcaaagctgcatatcagtgaTGGAGCTGCTTCGAGCTCGAGTGAGGAGGTGATTCATCTTTTTTCCCCTTTGGTGGTTGTTGTGCTGGTGCCAGAGACAGGTGACAGgcattggtgtcaagctcagatgaTTCTTCTGTCTTGATTATAATTTCCTTTCTTGGCTGGTCTTTCTTTGTGCAAAGGCTAGCGTTCAGCTGTCTTTTCagatttgtcaagttggtgtttacGTGACTTGTACTACAATTTTTAcgatataaatgagacacgtattatcatGTAAAAAACAGTGAAAAAGACTTTTTAGGGTTAAGTGCGCTCGCTATATAGTTGTCTTGGACGGGAGGGAACATCCCAACATGTTAAAACTTTAAAAGTTTGATTGACCGAACCACTACAGTAACCAAAACATAAGGCGTAGTTTGAGTGTCCAAATTCATGTTTCGACCGTGAATCTCCCGTACAATGTTTACTCGGCTACAAAATTATAACAACGAGGAAATGTTTTGAAAGATATATTTGATGGTGGCTATTTTATATGTAACATAAATTATATGGTCAAAGCGTTATTTTGGATAGTCAAAGTAAGTTAGTACGGTGCGTATACTACTCTGGCATGAGACTTGTCAGTAGAGTATACAATGGCGTGGTCCAATATTCGTCTCGCTCGCGTGCTTGCATCGGACAGATCGATATTGAAAAAGGTTGAGTAGCTAGCAGCTGCCCCTATGGAATCAAAAATTTGAAATCGAAAGCAAATTGATCCTGGTGCACATTGGTGCTGAATGAAAATAGTATCATCCTGGCTACCTAGGGGACCGATCGATATGCTCGCTGGCCGGTTATTAGAGGTGCATGCCTGTACTAATTTCAGGGCCTTTTTCACTATTTTGACCCTTTTAGAAAACTTTCGCACAAAATAAACTCCAGGCAAAactatttcacgatctgacccttttgATAACGCCACAGGCCGTGGCGTTTCTTCTCTATTTAGAAACACCGAGCTAGCTAGCGTTGCTGCACTTCATAAATAAATGGCAATATGGACAAGCTAGTAGAAACGCCAAACCCCTTGGCGTTTCATGCTTGGGCGGCAACGCCGGGCTCCCTTGGCGTTTCCAGCAACGCAGCATACTTTGGCGTTTCTGCCCTGCCACGTAGCGTCTCGATCGGGCCAGCGACGCTAGCTAGCTCGGCGTTTTTAAATAGTGATCGGTGGCGTTACCAAAAGGGTCAGATTGTGAAATAGTTTTGTGTGGAGTTCATTTTGTGCGAAACTTTCTTGAAAGGGTCAAAATAATGAAAAGAGCCTAATTTCAGCTCGGCTCAGATaggtatgtgttggaaatatgccctagaagcaataataaattagttattatatttccttgttcatgataatcgtttattatccatgctataattgtattgataggaaactcagatacatgtgtgggtacatagacaacaccatgtccctagtaagcctctagttgactagctcgttgatcaacagatggttacggtttcctgaccatggacattggatgtcgttgataacgggatcacatcattagaagaatgatgtgatggacaagacccaatcctaagcctagcacaaagatcgtagttcgtatgctaaagcttttctaatgtcaagtatcatttccttagaccatgaggttgtgcaactcccggataccgtaggaatgctttgggtgtaccaaacgtcacaacgtaactgggtggctataaaggtgcactacaggtatctccgaaagtgtctgttgggttggcacgaatcgagactgggatttgtcactccgtgtaaacggagaggtatctctgggcccactcggtaggacatcatcataatgtgcacaatgtgatcaaagggttgatcacgggatgatgtgttacggaacgagtaaagagacttgccggtaacgagattgaacaaggtatcggtataccgacgatcaaatctcgggcaagtactataccgctcgacaaagggaattgtatacgggatcgattgagtccttgacatcgtggttcatccgatgagatcatcgtggaacatgtgggagacaacatgggtatccagatcccgctgttggttattgaccggagaacgtctcggtcatgtctgcatggttcccgaacccgtagggtctacacactaaaggttcgatgatgctagggttataaaggaagtttgtatgtggttaccgaatgttgttcggagtcccggatgagatcccggacgtcacgaggagttccggaatggtctggaggtaaagatttatatatgggaagtcctgttttggtcaccggaaaagtttcgggttttatcggtaacgtaccgggaccaccgggagggtcccgggggtccaccaagtggggccaccggccccggagggctgcatgggccaagtgtgggaggggaccagccccaggtgggctggtgcgccccccacaagggcccaaggcgcctagggtttggggagggggtgcttccacctaacttggggggctagtttcccccctctccccccttggccgccacccttagttgggattggggctgccgcaccccttggggtggaaaccctagagggggcgcacccccctccctctcccctatatatacttgagggttttggggctgccaacacatgagttttgacctctccctggcgcagccctacctctctcccttctcctctcccgcggtgcttggcgaagccctgctggactaccacgctcctccatcaccaccacgccattgtgctgctgctggatggagtcttcctcaatctctccctctcaccttgctggatcaaggcatgggagacgtcaccgggctgtacgtgtgttgaacgcggaggtgccgtccgttcggcactaggatctctggtgatttggatcacgacgagtacgactccttcaaccccgttctcttgaacgcttctgcttagcgatctacaagggtatgtagatgcactctccttcccctcgttgctggtttctccatagatagatcttggtgacacgtaggaaaattttgaatttctgctacgttccccaacagtggcatcatgagctaggtctattgcatagattctttgcacgagtagaacacaaagtagttgtgggcgttgattttgttcaatatgcttaccgttactagtccaatcttgtttcgacggtattgtgggatgaagcggcccggatcgaccttacacgtacacttacatgagacaggttccaccgactgacatgcacttggtgcataaggtggctagcgggtgccagtctctcccactttagtcggaacggattcgatgtaaagggtccttatgaagggtaaatagcaattggcatatcacgttgtggttttgcgtaggtaagaaatgttcttgctagaaacccatagcagccacgtaaaacatgcaaacaacaattagaggacgtctaacttgtttttgcagggtatgctatgtgatgtgatatggccaagaagaatgtcatgaatatatgtgatgtatgagattgatcatgttcttgtaataggaatcacgacttgcatgtcgatgagtatgacaaccggcaggagccatcggagttgtctttatttattgtatgacctgcgtgtcattatacaacgccatgtaattactttactttattgctaaccggtagccatagtagtagaagtaatagttggcgagacaacttcatgaagacacgatgatagagatcatggtgtcatgccggtgacgatgatgatcatggagccccgaagatggagatcaaaaaggagcaaaatgatattggccatatcatgtcactatttgattgcatgtgatgtttatcatgtttatgcatcttatttgcttagaacgacggtagtaaataagatgatccctcattaaaatttcaagaaagtcttccccctaactgtgcaccgttgcgaaagttcgttg is drawn from Triticum dicoccoides isolate Atlit2015 ecotype Zavitan chromosome 6B, WEW_v2.0, whole genome shotgun sequence and contains these coding sequences:
- the LOC119324244 gene encoding AT-hook motif nuclear-localized protein 20-like, with product MANRWWDEGRLTEAPAAASGLAGDQNRQQLEDAMAAPKVDGESSHSGGGSGQEDEHEPKEGAVVVPANRRPRGRPAGSKNKPKPPIFVTRDSPNALRSHVMEVASGADVAESIAHFSRRRQRGVCVLSGAGAVADVALRQPAAPGAVVALRGRFEILSLSGTFLPGPSPPGSTGLTVYLAGGQGQVVGGSVVGALTAAGPVMVIASTFANATYERLPLDDAEEDHQLEAARMHGAPGGGVPPMMAGDPSAAGMPMYGVPPNLMPGGGGHAGPEWAAHARPPY